A window of Terriglobus sp. RCC_193 contains these coding sequences:
- the serS gene encoding serine--tRNA ligase yields MLDLAYVRGNLPEVEAALRRRNADPAALLGDFAAIDSARREAITAVEQLKAKRNRLSEKIGKLKRTGGDATALTEEVRALREESESLEATATAHDAKLRAILEAIPNIPDASVPDGKDETGNKLEKTWGEPKTLAHAKPHWEIGESLGVLDFQRAAKISGSRFVVQVGAGARLERALANFMLDLHINEHGYTEVMPPVMVNSQSLFGTGQLPKFAEDLFHCDDKGAYVAGELQDNDHWLIPTAEVPVTNLYRDETIELNPTISYCAYTPCFRSEAGSYGRDVRGMIRQHQFQKVELVKFTTPDNSMAELEKLTLHAEAVLEKLGLPYRRMLLCTGDMGFGSMKTYDLEVWLPSQNTYREISSCSNMGSFQARRANIRYRPAGQKKTEYVHTLNGSGLAVGRTYLAILENYLQEDGSVRVPDVLVPYMGGLTVITKQAGL; encoded by the coding sequence ATGCTTGATCTTGCATACGTCCGGGGCAATCTCCCGGAGGTGGAAGCCGCGCTTCGCCGCCGTAACGCCGACCCCGCCGCCCTGTTGGGCGATTTTGCCGCCATCGACTCCGCCCGCCGCGAAGCCATTACTGCCGTGGAGCAGTTGAAGGCGAAGCGTAACCGCCTGTCGGAAAAGATTGGCAAGCTGAAACGCACAGGTGGCGATGCCACCGCGCTGACCGAGGAAGTCCGCGCACTGCGCGAAGAATCCGAGTCGCTGGAAGCCACAGCCACCGCGCACGACGCGAAGCTGCGCGCCATTCTTGAGGCCATCCCCAACATTCCCGATGCCAGCGTTCCCGATGGCAAGGATGAAACCGGCAACAAGCTGGAAAAGACGTGGGGTGAACCGAAGACGTTGGCCCATGCGAAGCCGCACTGGGAGATTGGCGAGTCGCTGGGCGTGCTGGACTTTCAGCGTGCCGCGAAGATTTCCGGCAGCCGTTTTGTGGTGCAGGTGGGTGCGGGTGCGCGGCTGGAACGCGCTCTGGCCAACTTCATGCTGGACCTGCACATCAACGAGCACGGCTACACGGAAGTGATGCCGCCGGTGATGGTGAATTCACAAAGCCTGTTTGGTACGGGCCAGTTGCCGAAGTTTGCGGAAGACCTGTTCCATTGCGATGACAAGGGCGCGTATGTTGCCGGAGAGTTACAGGACAACGATCACTGGCTGATTCCGACCGCAGAAGTGCCGGTGACGAACCTGTATCGCGACGAGACGATTGAGCTGAATCCGACCATCAGCTACTGCGCCTACACGCCATGCTTCCGCAGCGAGGCGGGCAGCTATGGGCGCGATGTGCGCGGCATGATTCGCCAGCACCAGTTTCAGAAAGTCGAACTTGTAAAGTTCACCACGCCGGACAACAGCATGGCCGAACTGGAGAAACTGACGCTGCATGCTGAGGCGGTTCTGGAGAAGCTGGGACTTCCCTATCGGCGTATGCTGCTTTGCACGGGCGATATGGGTTTTGGGTCGATGAAGACCTACGATCTGGAAGTGTGGCTGCCGAGCCAGAACACCTATCGCGAGATTTCTTCGTGCAGCAACATGGGCAGCTTCCAGGCGCGGCGCGCGAACATCCGCTATCGTCCTGCAGGGCAGAAGAAGACGGAGTATGTGCACACGCTGAATGGCAGCGGTCTGGCCGTGGGACGCACGTATCTGGCAATTCTGGAAAACTATCTACAGGAAGATGGCTCTGTCCGTGTGCCGGATGTGCTGGTGCCGTACATGGGCGGATTGACCGTAATTACCAAGCAGGCAGGGCTATAA
- a CDS encoding alkaline phosphatase family protein: MRSFRSFAASLLVAALASAAVPTLHAQAYTGSPKLVVELVFDQLRGDYLDRWRTDFKAKNGWNLFLKQGVHYTDCYYDYANLVTGPGHSTIGTGAYTDGHGIPVNDWYEKGPDGKIRSVQSIDDDRYTLVGEAPGAKMSPGASPHFQVASTLGDELVLATSGKARVFGVSLKDRAAILTSGHATRGAFWTDHESGRWITSTYWTNQLPAWVEAFNSGDEVARARAASNIPDGSFYEKVGATQQGVAYQLDFAKALIQNEHLGHNPDGVTDLITISISSTDIAGHRYGPDEGHQRALIDGTDVELDRFFTWIDQTVGLKNVFVSLTGDHGVSASVNAAVGMGMPARGIATRPLYDFVEKALHDKFKPKGNVKYVLGGESPWLQIDPEPFEAQGIAEDQAEEATAKAVFDYFASQPRDTAQHAGAVGGRLPEPMRVQYVYTASQLRRGDVPNTDQGRRELHSYSPVVRWAVHLNFGAYQYYGSETGTTHYSQNSYDRHVPLDFYGAAFVPGTYHNMVQPVDIAATFASLLRINRPSAAVGTVRTEALKPERTTVPATTLKK, encoded by the coding sequence ATGCGTTCGTTCCGATCTTTTGCTGCCTCTCTGCTCGTTGCTGCCCTTGCGTCTGCAGCCGTGCCCACGCTCCACGCACAGGCGTACACCGGCTCGCCCAAACTCGTCGTGGAACTCGTCTTCGACCAGCTCCGCGGCGACTATCTGGACCGCTGGCGCACCGACTTCAAGGCAAAGAACGGCTGGAACCTGTTCCTGAAACAGGGCGTGCATTACACCGACTGCTATTACGACTACGCGAACCTCGTCACCGGCCCCGGCCACTCCACCATTGGCACCGGCGCCTATACCGACGGCCACGGCATCCCCGTCAACGACTGGTATGAGAAAGGCCCCGACGGCAAGATTCGCTCCGTCCAGTCCATTGACGACGACCGCTACACCCTTGTGGGTGAAGCCCCCGGCGCAAAGATGTCTCCCGGAGCCTCGCCGCACTTCCAGGTGGCCTCCACTCTGGGTGACGAACTTGTCCTGGCAACCAGCGGCAAGGCCCGCGTCTTCGGTGTCTCGCTGAAAGATCGCGCAGCCATCCTCACCAGCGGCCACGCCACCCGGGGAGCCTTCTGGACCGATCACGAATCCGGTCGCTGGATCACCTCCACCTACTGGACGAATCAGCTCCCGGCGTGGGTGGAAGCCTTCAACAGCGGTGACGAAGTCGCCAGGGCGCGTGCCGCCTCCAACATCCCGGACGGCAGCTTTTACGAGAAGGTCGGCGCAACACAGCAGGGCGTGGCCTATCAGCTTGACTTCGCCAAGGCGCTCATCCAGAACGAGCACCTCGGCCACAACCCGGACGGCGTCACTGACCTCATCACCATCTCCATCTCGTCCACGGACATTGCCGGTCACCGTTACGGCCCGGACGAAGGCCACCAGCGCGCGCTGATCGACGGCACAGACGTAGAACTCGACCGCTTCTTTACGTGGATCGACCAGACCGTTGGCCTGAAGAACGTCTTCGTCTCCCTGACCGGCGACCACGGCGTTTCCGCCAGCGTCAACGCGGCAGTTGGCATGGGCATGCCCGCACGCGGCATCGCCACCAGGCCGCTGTATGACTTCGTGGAAAAAGCCCTGCACGACAAGTTCAAGCCCAAGGGCAACGTGAAGTACGTCCTCGGCGGTGAATCGCCCTGGCTACAAATTGACCCCGAACCGTTTGAGGCGCAGGGCATCGCCGAAGATCAGGCAGAGGAAGCCACCGCCAAGGCCGTCTTTGACTACTTCGCCAGCCAGCCCCGCGACACCGCGCAGCACGCCGGAGCCGTCGGCGGACGCCTGCCCGAACCCATGCGCGTGCAGTACGTCTACACCGCATCGCAGCTTCGCCGTGGCGACGTGCCCAACACGGACCAGGGTCGCCGAGAACTGCACAGCTACTCACCGGTCGTCCGCTGGGCAGTGCATCTGAACTTCGGCGCGTACCAGTATTACGGCTCGGAAACCGGAACCACGCACTACTCGCAGAACTCATACGACCGCCACGTGCCGCTGGACTTCTACGGCGCAGCCTTCGTTCCTGGTACGTATCACAACATGGTGCAACCCGTGGACATTGCAGCCACGTTTGCCTCGCTGCTGCGCATCAACCGCCCGTCCGCAGCGGTAGGAACGGTGCGCACGGAAGCGTTGAAACCGGAACGGACCACGGTGCCAGCCACTACACTGAAGAAGTGA
- a CDS encoding dihydroorotate dehydrogenase codes for MTVEVAGVSMRSPVIAASGTFGYGVEFEEILDLAKIGAFVTKGLSLHPMDGNKAPRIIETSSGMMNAIGLQNIGVDAFLKDKLPGIRRMPGVVCIANVFGYTIEDCLGVIERLNDAEGIAMYELNASCPNTKHGGMVFGTDPDSLGDLVHQCRVISKRPLMVKLSPNVTNIGGMARVAQAAGADAVSLVNTFLSLAIDVKTRKPKIANVTGGLSGPAIKPIAVRMVWEVARSVNIPIVGMGGIVKPEDAVEFLLAGATAVEVGTASYADPRAVEKISTGLEHWCAANGVANTADLTGGLRT; via the coding sequence ATGACGGTAGAGGTGGCCGGCGTATCCATGCGATCGCCGGTCATCGCCGCCAGTGGCACCTTCGGTTATGGCGTGGAATTTGAGGAAATCCTCGACCTCGCAAAGATCGGCGCTTTCGTCACCAAGGGTCTTTCCCTCCACCCCATGGACGGCAACAAGGCGCCCCGTATCATCGAAACTTCCTCTGGCATGATGAACGCCATCGGACTGCAGAACATCGGCGTCGACGCCTTCCTTAAGGACAAGCTTCCCGGCATCCGCCGCATGCCCGGCGTGGTCTGCATTGCCAATGTTTTCGGCTACACCATCGAAGATTGCCTTGGCGTCATCGAGCGCCTGAACGACGCCGAAGGCATCGCCATGTACGAGCTGAACGCAAGCTGCCCCAACACGAAACACGGCGGCATGGTCTTCGGCACAGACCCCGACTCACTCGGCGACCTGGTGCACCAATGCAGGGTCATCTCGAAACGGCCGCTGATGGTGAAGCTCTCACCCAACGTCACCAACATCGGCGGCATGGCGCGCGTGGCTCAGGCGGCAGGTGCCGACGCGGTATCGCTCGTGAACACCTTCCTCTCACTGGCTATCGACGTGAAAACACGCAAACCGAAGATCGCCAACGTCACCGGGGGCCTCAGCGGCCCCGCCATCAAGCCCATCGCGGTGCGTATGGTGTGGGAGGTAGCGCGCTCCGTTAATATCCCCATCGTAGGCATGGGCGGTATCGTGAAGCCGGAAGACGCGGTGGAGTTCCTCCTGGCAGGCGCGACCGCAGTGGAAGTAGGCACCGCCAGCTACGCCGACCCACGCGCCGTAGAGAAGATCAGCACCGGCCTCGAGCACTGGTGCGCCGCCAACGGAGTGGCCAACACAGCCGATTTAACGGGCGGTCTGCGCACGTAG
- a CDS encoding nucleotidyltransferase family protein: MNGRHEIESRREQIAAICREHGVARLLVFGSVLRDDFNPETSDIDFLVQFLPEASKAWAGEYTDLKEALEELLKRPVDVVGETWIKNPYILRHVEREKELLYAA, translated from the coding sequence ATGAACGGCCGTCACGAGATCGAATCGCGCCGCGAACAGATAGCAGCCATCTGCCGCGAGCACGGCGTCGCGCGCCTTCTCGTCTTCGGCTCGGTGCTGCGGGATGACTTCAACCCTGAGACCAGCGATATTGATTTTCTGGTGCAGTTCCTCCCCGAGGCTTCGAAGGCATGGGCAGGGGAATACACCGATCTGAAAGAAGCTCTGGAAGAGTTACTGAAACGTCCGGTCGATGTGGTGGGGGAAACCTGGATCAAGAACCCATACATTCTCCGCCACGTAGAGCGTGAAAAGGAGTTGCTCTATGCAGCATGA
- a CDS encoding DUF86 domain-containing protein → MQHECIAFLDAVRKAAAELTSYIDGYTEQQYLSDGRTQRAVERCIEIIGEGLVQIRNTDLSLLNKLPHASRIIGMRNIIVHEYGDIDGTLVWHAVSTQLAGLIAAVQNEIDGLESNE, encoded by the coding sequence ATGCAGCATGAGTGTATTGCGTTTCTTGATGCAGTACGTAAGGCTGCGGCAGAGCTTACGTCGTACATTGATGGCTACACAGAGCAGCAGTATTTGAGTGATGGCCGTACGCAACGGGCCGTTGAGCGTTGTATTGAAATTATCGGTGAAGGCCTGGTTCAAATCCGCAATACGGATCTGTCCTTGCTGAATAAGCTGCCCCATGCCAGCCGAATCATCGGTATGCGAAACATCATCGTTCATGAATATGGTGACATTGACGGCACTCTTGTCTGGCATGCGGTAAGCACGCAGCTTGCAGGACTAATTGCAGCAGTACAAAACGAAATAGATGGGTTGGAAAGTAATGAGTAA
- the purH gene encoding bifunctional phosphoribosylaminoimidazolecarboxamide formyltransferase/IMP cyclohydrolase translates to MSKITRALLSVTDKTGLLDFAKRLNAQGVELVSTGGTAKMLRDGGLSVSDISDLTGFPEMLDGRVKTLHPKVHGGILHIRSNAEHVAAVNEHAIQPIDMVVVNLYAFEKTASRPGVKLAEIVENIDIGGPSMVRSAAKNYQDVAIVTDAADYAAIADEMEANGGSLSLPTKWRLAKAAFATTAAYDTAIANALEKLPEPDGTHEQPATFEDVLPKALRLNLSLKGTLRYGENPHQKAAVYTDGTDKGIANAKQLQGKELSFNNLVDLDACWDLASEFTEPAVAIIKHTNPCGVATGDTVADAYRNALAADPISAFGGVIGINREVGADAAEEIARLFVEAIVAPKFTAEAVEVFARKKNLRLIEIDPAPARIALKQISGGMLLQDADRGSLADVELKVVTRRQPTPEELTALKFAWTVCKYVKSNAIVYARTHERHGQSVGIGAGQMSRVDAAKFGAQKAVLPLTGTVAASDAFFPFADGLETVAQAGATAIIQPGGSVRDNEVIEAADKLGIAMIFTGMRHFRHG, encoded by the coding sequence ATGAGTAAGATCACACGAGCGCTGCTGAGCGTTACGGACAAGACAGGACTTCTGGACTTTGCAAAGCGCCTCAACGCGCAGGGTGTGGAACTGGTCTCCACCGGTGGCACTGCAAAGATGCTGCGTGACGGCGGCCTCTCCGTCAGCGATATCAGCGACCTGACCGGCTTCCCGGAGATGCTCGATGGCCGCGTGAAGACGCTGCATCCCAAGGTCCACGGTGGCATCCTGCACATCCGTTCCAACGCCGAGCACGTCGCCGCGGTGAACGAGCACGCCATCCAGCCCATCGACATGGTCGTGGTCAATCTCTATGCCTTTGAGAAGACCGCCTCCAGGCCCGGCGTCAAACTGGCGGAAATCGTCGAAAACATCGACATCGGCGGCCCCAGCATGGTGCGCAGCGCGGCCAAGAACTATCAGGACGTAGCTATTGTCACCGACGCGGCAGACTACGCCGCTATCGCCGACGAGATGGAAGCCAACGGCGGCTCGCTCTCTCTGCCCACTAAGTGGCGTCTCGCCAAGGCAGCCTTCGCCACCACTGCGGCGTATGACACCGCCATTGCCAACGCGCTGGAAAAGCTCCCCGAGCCGGACGGCACGCACGAGCAGCCCGCGACCTTCGAAGACGTGTTGCCCAAGGCCCTCCGCCTGAACCTGTCTCTGAAGGGCACGCTCCGCTACGGCGAGAACCCGCACCAGAAAGCCGCCGTCTACACCGACGGCACGGACAAGGGCATCGCCAACGCGAAGCAGCTCCAGGGCAAGGAACTCTCCTTCAATAACCTGGTCGATCTCGACGCCTGCTGGGATCTCGCCAGCGAGTTCACCGAACCTGCCGTCGCCATCATCAAGCACACCAACCCCTGCGGCGTAGCCACAGGCGACACCGTAGCCGACGCCTACCGCAACGCGCTTGCCGCAGACCCCATCTCTGCCTTCGGAGGCGTGATCGGTATCAACCGCGAAGTGGGCGCAGACGCGGCAGAGGAAATCGCCAGGCTCTTCGTGGAAGCCATCGTGGCTCCTAAATTCACGGCGGAAGCGGTCGAAGTCTTCGCCAGGAAGAAAAACCTTCGCCTCATCGAAATTGATCCCGCCCCGGCCAGGATCGCGCTCAAGCAGATTTCCGGCGGTATGCTCCTTCAGGACGCGGATCGCGGCTCGCTGGCTGACGTGGAACTGAAAGTCGTCACCAGGCGCCAGCCCACACCGGAAGAACTGACCGCCCTGAAGTTCGCGTGGACGGTCTGCAAGTACGTGAAATCAAATGCCATCGTCTACGCTCGCACACACGAGCGCCACGGCCAGTCTGTGGGCATCGGCGCAGGTCAGATGAGCCGTGTCGACGCAGCAAAGTTTGGCGCGCAGAAGGCAGTTCTTCCGCTCACCGGCACGGTCGCTGCATCAGACGCTTTCTTCCCCTTCGCCGACGGCCTGGAAACCGTGGCTCAGGCTGGCGCAACCGCCATCATTCAGCCGGGCGGCAGCGTGCGTGACAATGAAGTCATTGAAGCAGCAGACAAATTGGGGATTGCAATGATTTTCACCGGAATGCGACACTTCCGTCACGGCTGA
- a CDS encoding tetratricopeptide repeat protein yields the protein MPLAAAALLVSAAPLSAQKNANAPAPLPPVTASQDASGPSAAYYHYGLAHIYEDLATTQGRSDYATQAIEQYKLALDADPSSTYLQDGLASLYFKLGRIREAVQVAQDQVKKNNDDLEAHRLLGRIYYRSLGDAQGPQQQQMVELARAEYEMLVKLEPNVAENHLLLGQLYEVSHDSVKAEEQFKAAQTLDGGTEESLLNLARLYSEQGDTQRVVNTLSALPVEDRTARIELAIGASYDQLHKPKEAAAAYQRALDSEGDNMDAMHGLANALLAQDKLDDALKVYNDILAAEPQDAQTHIKISEIQRRQGHYDTALATLQKAKASIPDNEELIFNEALLYDALGRYADAETALKGVLQTTAKSDNSYTDGERNNRAIFLDRLATLYREENKIDLAVDTYKQMTALGGEFKSRGVGGAVDAYRDAHQWDKAEAVAAAAAKAMPADRDAQMLWAGQLADTGKAEEGIALLKKQLNGKGPDDRITYLTLAQAYLRLRKYDDANAALDKAEPLSTRNEDKLYLWFLRGTIDDKQNKKDEAETWFRKSLDVDPNNAQTLNYLAYMFAERGVKLPEALTMVKKAVELDPQNYAYLDTEGWVYFKMGEYAMAENLLQKAVERNATDPTVHDHLGQALEKQNKLKPAVAQWERALVEYSRSLPADIEPDDVSNLHKRLDSAKVKLAKNAAGTKVMP from the coding sequence ATGCCTCTGGCCGCTGCGGCACTCCTTGTGTCCGCGGCGCCGCTGTCTGCCCAGAAGAACGCGAACGCTCCCGCGCCGCTGCCCCCGGTTACAGCATCGCAGGATGCCTCAGGCCCCAGTGCGGCTTATTACCACTATGGTCTGGCGCACATCTATGAAGACCTTGCCACCACGCAGGGTCGCAGCGACTACGCCACGCAGGCCATCGAACAGTACAAGCTTGCGCTGGACGCTGATCCCTCCTCCACCTATCTGCAGGACGGACTCGCCAGCCTGTACTTCAAGCTGGGCCGCATCCGCGAAGCTGTTCAGGTAGCGCAGGACCAGGTGAAGAAGAACAATGACGACCTGGAAGCACATCGCCTCCTCGGTCGCATCTATTACCGTTCCCTCGGCGACGCGCAGGGTCCGCAGCAGCAACAGATGGTTGAACTTGCACGCGCGGAATACGAGATGCTCGTCAAACTTGAACCCAACGTCGCGGAAAACCATCTCCTGTTGGGCCAGTTGTACGAGGTAAGCCATGATTCGGTGAAAGCCGAAGAGCAGTTCAAAGCAGCGCAGACACTCGACGGCGGTACAGAAGAATCGCTGTTGAACCTCGCTCGCCTCTACAGTGAACAGGGTGACACGCAGCGCGTGGTCAACACGCTTTCTGCTCTCCCGGTAGAAGACCGCACCGCACGCATCGAACTCGCCATCGGCGCCAGCTACGACCAGTTGCACAAGCCGAAAGAAGCCGCCGCAGCCTATCAGCGCGCGCTGGACAGCGAAGGCGACAACATGGACGCCATGCACGGTCTTGCGAACGCGCTGCTCGCGCAGGACAAGCTGGATGACGCGTTGAAGGTATACAACGACATCCTCGCTGCCGAACCGCAGGACGCGCAGACCCACATCAAGATATCGGAAATCCAGCGTCGCCAGGGCCATTACGACACTGCTCTCGCCACGCTGCAGAAGGCGAAAGCCTCCATTCCAGACAATGAAGAACTCATCTTCAACGAAGCTCTGCTCTATGACGCTCTCGGTCGTTACGCCGACGCGGAGACCGCGCTGAAGGGTGTTCTGCAGACCACGGCAAAGTCAGACAACAGCTACACCGATGGTGAACGCAACAACCGCGCCATCTTCCTCGACCGTCTCGCCACGCTCTATCGCGAAGAGAACAAGATCGACCTGGCCGTGGATACCTACAAGCAGATGACGGCTCTTGGCGGCGAGTTCAAATCGCGCGGCGTGGGCGGCGCAGTCGATGCCTATCGCGACGCGCATCAGTGGGACAAGGCAGAAGCAGTCGCCGCCGCAGCCGCCAAGGCAATGCCGGCCGATCGTGATGCGCAGATGCTCTGGGCAGGCCAGCTTGCCGACACCGGCAAGGCGGAGGAAGGCATTGCGCTGCTCAAGAAACAGTTGAACGGCAAGGGCCCGGACGACCGCATCACTTACCTCACGCTGGCGCAGGCATATCTTCGTCTGCGCAAGTACGATGATGCGAACGCCGCGCTGGACAAGGCTGAACCGCTCTCCACACGCAACGAAGACAAGCTCTACCTCTGGTTCCTGCGCGGCACCATTGACGACAAGCAGAACAAGAAAGACGAAGCGGAGACATGGTTCCGCAAATCGCTCGACGTGGACCCCAACAATGCGCAGACGCTCAACTATCTCGCATACATGTTCGCGGAACGCGGTGTGAAACTGCCGGAAGCACTCACTATGGTGAAGAAGGCCGTCGAGCTTGATCCGCAGAACTATGCTTATCTCGACACCGAGGGCTGGGTCTACTTCAAAATGGGCGAATACGCCATGGCCGAGAATCTGCTGCAGAAGGCTGTGGAACGCAACGCCACGGACCCTACCGTGCACGATCATCTGGGTCAGGCGCTGGAGAAGCAGAACAAGCTGAAGCCCGCCGTGGCACAGTGGGAACGTGCGCTGGTGGAATACAGCCGCTCGCTGCCTGCGGATATCGAACCGGACGACGTCAGCAATCTGCACAAGCGTCTGGATTCTGCAAAGGTAAAGCTCGCTAAGAACGCAGCGGGAACGAAGGTGATGCCGTAG
- the dgt gene encoding dGTP triphosphohydrolase: protein MRGTAEQPLLQREWSETAELRAPGFERDRERVVQARAFRRLAGKTQVFTSRESDHFRSRLTHTIEVVQIAREVARSLGLNEELVETLALVHDIGHPPFGHAGERALDQCLRKHGLRFDHNLHALRIVEHFEDWYAAHRGLNLTLGVREGIVKHSRDYSIIDYPALQPYFLDQRPPLEAQVIDLADEIAYLTADLDDGVESGLLEIEHICANIGIMGRAYEKVQEIHPGVSQKFHFHEALQVMQNELTSDLIETTAANVMQHRLRSLDDVRNCPERVATFSPVMEAQRQEEKAYLYGKLYTCDFLEAEHAKADHVVTTLFHFYMQDPSRMPASYVEESAVDGLPRTVADYIAGMTDNYILQQFWMVSKLRR, encoded by the coding sequence GTGCGCGGCACAGCAGAGCAGCCGCTTCTACAGCGCGAGTGGTCAGAAACCGCGGAGCTTCGCGCACCGGGCTTCGAACGCGACCGCGAACGTGTCGTGCAGGCGCGCGCTTTCCGTCGCCTCGCAGGCAAAACACAGGTTTTCACCAGCCGCGAATCCGATCACTTCCGTTCACGTCTCACCCACACTATTGAAGTCGTGCAGATCGCGCGTGAAGTGGCGCGCTCACTCGGCCTGAATGAAGAACTCGTCGAAACCCTCGCGCTCGTTCATGACATCGGCCATCCGCCCTTTGGCCACGCGGGCGAACGCGCGCTGGATCAGTGCCTGCGGAAACACGGTCTGCGCTTCGATCACAATCTGCACGCCCTCCGCATCGTGGAACACTTTGAAGATTGGTACGCTGCGCACCGCGGGTTGAATCTCACACTCGGCGTACGCGAAGGCATCGTGAAACACTCGCGCGATTACAGCATCATCGACTATCCCGCGCTGCAGCCGTACTTCCTCGATCAGCGCCCGCCACTCGAAGCGCAGGTGATCGATCTCGCCGATGAAATCGCTTACCTCACCGCCGATCTGGATGACGGCGTAGAGAGTGGCCTGCTTGAGATCGAACACATCTGTGCCAACATCGGCATCATGGGCCGCGCTTACGAAAAGGTGCAGGAGATCCATCCCGGCGTCTCGCAGAAGTTTCATTTTCACGAGGCGCTGCAGGTCATGCAGAACGAACTCACCTCCGACCTCATCGAAACCACCGCAGCCAACGTCATGCAGCATCGCCTGCGTTCGCTCGACGATGTGCGCAACTGCCCGGAGCGTGTCGCTACCTTTTCTCCTGTCATGGAAGCACAGCGGCAGGAAGAAAAGGCGTATCTCTACGGCAAGCTCTACACCTGCGACTTTCTCGAAGCAGAACACGCCAAGGCAGACCACGTGGTCACCACGCTCTTCCACTTCTACATGCAGGACCCTTCACGCATGCCCGCCAGCTACGTGGAAGAAAGCGCCGTCGACGGCCTGCCGCGTACCGTCGCCGATTACATCGCAGGCATGACAGACAACTACATCCTGCAGCAGTTCTGGATGGTCTCCAAACTCCGCCGCTAG
- a CDS encoding amidohydrolase family protein, with the protein MKIASLAFALLSPAALLAQQSQHSVVLHAARILDVTAGKTLSPGEVLVEGNKIKEAGTHVTHPAGAEVIDLGDTTLMPGLIDAHTHLFLHVGNEANQTVDESVPERTLIAADAAKHDLLAGFTAERDMGTEGAGCADVAVRNAINHGLIPGPRMRVSCNAIDITGGHEDNSGKNPEQHLLSNADRADNTDEVLRVIREQRKQGADFTKMYETGRDSLHDDVFTSPYQYTQEQLAAAVSETKRTGSRVAVHATAEPGTGYAVAAGVASVDHADYLSPETMKQMKEKGIFAVPTFAISEYFAEHAESPTAAQRRRESEAFHAAEFKKQLAAGVPFAVGSDVGPFPHGTQAREMELMVKYGMNPADVLRADLINGAKLLDWENSIGQLKPGFFADVIAVPGDPIKDITALEHVQFVMKNGELIKR; encoded by the coding sequence ATGAAGATCGCATCTCTAGCCTTCGCCCTGCTCTCTCCTGCGGCACTTCTCGCGCAGCAGTCGCAGCATTCCGTGGTGCTTCACGCGGCACGCATCCTCGACGTAACAGCAGGGAAGACACTCTCTCCCGGCGAAGTCCTCGTGGAAGGCAACAAAATCAAGGAAGCGGGAACGCACGTCACCCATCCCGCAGGTGCAGAAGTCATTGACCTTGGCGACACCACGTTAATGCCCGGCCTCATCGATGCGCACACGCATCTCTTTCTCCACGTCGGCAACGAAGCAAATCAAACCGTCGATGAAAGCGTCCCGGAGCGCACACTCATCGCAGCCGACGCCGCAAAGCACGACCTCCTTGCAGGCTTCACCGCTGAACGTGATATGGGAACGGAAGGCGCAGGATGCGCCGACGTCGCGGTGCGCAACGCCATCAATCACGGACTCATTCCCGGCCCGCGCATGCGTGTGTCCTGCAACGCCATCGACATCACCGGCGGCCACGAAGACAACAGCGGCAAGAACCCTGAGCAGCATCTGTTAAGCAACGCCGACCGCGCGGACAACACAGACGAAGTTCTGCGCGTCATCCGCGAACAGCGCAAGCAGGGCGCGGATTTCACCAAGATGTACGAAACGGGACGCGACAGCCTCCACGACGACGTCTTCACCTCGCCATATCAATACACGCAGGAACAACTCGCAGCAGCCGTGTCAGAAACAAAGCGCACCGGCAGCCGCGTTGCCGTCCACGCCACAGCAGAACCCGGCACTGGCTACGCGGTGGCCGCAGGCGTTGCATCGGTCGATCACGCGGATTACCTCTCGCCTGAAACCATGAAGCAGATGAAGGAGAAGGGCATCTTCGCCGTGCCCACCTTTGCCATCAGCGAATACTTCGCAGAACATGCGGAATCACCCACTGCCGCGCAGCGCCGTCGCGAAAGCGAGGCTTTTCATGCGGCTGAATTCAAGAAGCAACTCGCTGCAGGCGTACCCTTCGCCGTCGGTTCTGACGTAGGCCCGTTCCCACACGGCACGCAGGCGCGCGAGATGGAACTCATGGTGAAGTACGGTATGAATCCTGCGGACGTACTTCGCGCAGACCTGATCAACGGCGCAAAACTTCTCGACTGGGAAAACAGCATCGGTCAGTTGAAGCCCGGTTTCTTTGCCGATGTCATTGCGGTTCCCGGCGATCCCATCAAGGACATCACCGCACTCGAACATGTGCAGTTCGTTATGAAAAACGGTGAGCTGATCAAACGATGA